In Candidatus Delongbacteria bacterium, one genomic interval encodes:
- a CDS encoding DJ-1/PfpI family protein, translated as MNIFNLKNLVFLILIFYKISFAENVKALLVLPNQYGANYFLNLDNLVKFGFDLTITGLTEYVNPCPVYASPLGCYPIQTDLLISEVTDITDYDCMIIMSATSWTNILPCSDLIEDQRFIDLVKDAVNSGIVVAANCTAVRVLAAADVISGVNITGNYSFLNEYTQAGAIYLGRNHYPVIDGNIVTTAAGDYFNIQNCNAVYKAIVSNRSKKNNSIVNKKSIVQKTILNKIITVKTYGTDVSDGFRAICQSNDDHLIFGGYTFSGDFGNSDGLIIKTDLNGELIWQKTFGGAGFEYINSICTDPSGNIIATGYTTSFGNGLEDIYIIKFDGAGDLIWEKYYGDEYSNVAEKIILGHDDNFLITGFTESETNEDDIFVTKINNDGDKIWTKTKNEVKSQFGKDIIKTNNNNYFVLGSHGSFSSQGWSNRDVCTFNIDDAGNYTVNKNYGESGYQNWGNSICEADDDSFFITGNADITYQDLYQVYGLKTKPQENLQWHCRYGEGTFYDYGISALKLSDDRYFIIGVSKSNLYNDDIYIIMLDENGNQLDKEVYNEPGVDWIYNATLSLDKNFILIAGQTNSYGEGAYDALFLKIPVSDFETSISNDNIANDEILISNYPNPFNPVTNIGFSVSKRAIFSLIVFDICGREIDSLYLGEFQKGIHSFEYNCSNLASGVYFYQLRTNDYVTAMKRMIVLK; from the coding sequence ATGAATATTTTTAATCTTAAAAATCTAGTCTTTCTGATTTTAATTTTTTATAAAATTAGTTTTGCTGAAAATGTAAAAGCTTTACTTGTTCTACCAAACCAATATGGAGCAAACTATTTTCTTAACTTAGACAACTTAGTTAAATTTGGATTTGATCTGACCATTACAGGTTTAACAGAATATGTAAATCCTTGTCCAGTTTATGCATCTCCCCTAGGTTGTTATCCTATCCAAACGGATCTTTTAATTAGCGAGGTTACAGATATTACAGATTATGATTGTATGATAATAATGTCTGCAACTTCTTGGACCAATATTTTACCCTGCAGTGATCTGATAGAAGATCAGCGATTTATTGATCTTGTGAAAGACGCCGTTAATTCTGGTATTGTTGTCGCTGCAAATTGTACTGCTGTCAGAGTTTTAGCAGCAGCAGATGTAATTTCTGGTGTAAATATAACAGGTAATTATTCTTTTCTGAATGAGTATACTCAAGCAGGTGCAATATATCTTGGAAGAAATCATTATCCGGTTATCGATGGAAATATTGTAACAACTGCAGCTGGTGATTACTTTAATATTCAAAATTGCAATGCAGTTTACAAAGCAATCGTTAGTAATAGATCAAAGAAGAACAATAGTATAGTTAATAAGAAATCCATAGTTCAAAAAACTATATTGAACAAAATCATCACAGTAAAAACATACGGAACGGATGTATCTGATGGTTTCAGAGCAATTTGTCAATCAAATGATGATCATTTAATCTTTGGTGGTTATACTTTTTCAGGAGATTTTGGAAATTCTGATGGTTTGATTATCAAAACTGATCTAAACGGAGAACTGATATGGCAAAAAACTTTTGGTGGTGCTGGATTTGAATACATTAACTCTATTTGTACTGACCCATCCGGAAATATTATTGCTACAGGATATACAACTTCATTTGGTAATGGATTGGAAGATATTTACATCATCAAATTTGATGGAGCTGGAGATTTGATTTGGGAAAAATATTATGGTGATGAATACAGTAATGTTGCAGAAAAGATAATACTTGGTCATGATGATAATTTCCTAATTACTGGTTTTACTGAAAGTGAAACTAATGAAGATGATATTTTTGTAACTAAAATTAACAATGATGGTGACAAAATTTGGACAAAAACGAAAAACGAAGTAAAATCACAGTTCGGAAAAGATATTATCAAAACTAATAATAACAATTATTTCGTGTTAGGTAGTCATGGAAGTTTTTCCAGTCAGGGATGGTCTAATAGGGATGTATGTACTTTTAATATCGACGATGCTGGTAATTATACTGTTAATAAAAACTATGGAGAATCTGGCTATCAAAACTGGGGAAATTCCATTTGTGAAGCAGATGATGATTCTTTCTTTATAACTGGCAATGCTGACATCACTTATCAAGATCTTTATCAAGTTTATGGATTGAAAACCAAACCTCAGGAAAATCTTCAATGGCATTGCAGATATGGTGAAGGAACATTTTATGACTATGGTATTTCAGCTTTGAAACTTAGTGATGACAGATACTTTATAATTGGAGTATCAAAATCTAACCTTTATAATGATGATATATATATAATTATGTTAGATGAAAATGGGAACCAATTAGATAAAGAAGTTTATAACGAACCAGGAGTTGACTGGATTTATAATGCAACTTTATCATTAGATAAAAATTTTATACTTATAGCCGGTCAGACAAATTCATATGGAGAAGGTGCTTATGATGCTCTTTTCTTAAAAATTCCAGTAAGTGATTTTGAGACCTCGATCTCTAATGATAACATTGCAAATGATGAAATTTTGATTTCAAATTATCCTAATCCATTTAATCCAGTAACTAACATTGGTTTTTCAGTATCAAAGAGAGCAATTTTCAGCCTAATCGTTTTTGATATTTGTGGAAGAGAGATTGATAGTTTATATCTTGGAGAATTCCAAAAAGGTATTCATTCATTTGAATATAATTGTTCAAATTTAGCTTCTGGAGTATACTTCTACCAGTTAAGAACTAATGATTATGTTACAGCAATGAAAAGAATGATCGTTTTAAAATAA